From Pagrus major chromosome 18, Pma_NU_1.0, a single genomic window includes:
- the thg1l gene encoding probable tRNA(His) guanylyltransferase isoform X1, whose protein sequence is MLIAKACRFGGRVRSCVVKPLACFFTSSSMAKSKFEYVRSFETDDSCLRNCYIVVRLDGRNFHKFSEQHKFTKPNDNRALGLMSRSAHSVMAEMEDIIIAYGQSDEFSFVFKRTSNLFKRRASKLMTHVASQFSSSYVFNWKEFFGEQPLLYPPSFDGRVVLYPSNRNLRDYLSWRQADCHINNLYNTVFWTLVQRGGLTTTQAEDRLKGTLAADKNEILFSEFDINYNNESALHRKGTILIWEKRDETVTKRVKLPNEEEKEVPVTRSRRRVQDHHCDIIGDQFWEEHLDILEADNC, encoded by the exons ATGCTGATCGCAAAAGCCTGCAGATTTGGTGGACGTGTCAGATCTTGTGTTGTCAAACCCTTAGCTTGTTTTTTCACTAGTTCCAGCATGGCCAAGAGTAAGTTTGAGTACGTCCGCAGCTTTGAGACAGATGACAGTTGTCTACGAAATTGTTATATTGTTGTGAGACTGGATGGACGCAACTTCCACAA gtTTTCAGAGCAGCACAAGTTTACAAAGCCCAATGATAACAGGGCCTTGGGCCTGATGTCCCGGAGTGCACACTCTGTCATGGCTGAGATGGAGGATATTATCATCGCCTATGGTCAAAGTGATGAGTTCAGCTTTGTTTTCAAGAGGACCTCCAACTTGTTTAAGAGGAGAGCCAG TAAGCTGATGACCCACGTGGCCTCCCAGTTCTCCTCCTCATATGTGTTTAACTGGAAGGAGTTTTTTGGGGAGCAGCCCCTCTTGTACCCGCCAAGCTTTGATGGACGTGTGGTCCTGTATCCTAGCAACCGCAACCTCAGAGACTACCTCAGCTGGAGGCAAGCAGATT GTCACATTAATAATTTGTACAACACAGTGTTTTGGACGTTAGTACAGAGGGGAGGACTCACCACCACCCAGGCAGAGGATCGCTTAAAG GGAACATTAGCTGCAGACAAAAACGAGATCCTGTTCTCCGAGTTTGATATCAACTACAACAATGAATCTGCCCTCCACCGGAAAGGAACCATTCTCATCTGGGAAAAG CGAGATGAAACTGTCACTAAACGCGTGAAGCTACCaaatgaagaggagaaggaagttCCTGTGACTCGCAGCAGGAGGAGGGTGCAGGACCACCACTGTGACATTATAGGAGATCAGTTCTGGGAGGAACACCTGGACATCCTGGAGGCCGACAACTGCTAA
- the thg1l gene encoding probable tRNA(His) guanylyltransferase isoform X2, which produces MVKVMSSALFSRGPPTCLRGEPGTTRIFDGRVVLYPSNRNLRDYLSWRQADCHINNLYNTVFWTLVQRGGLTTTQAEDRLKGTLAADKNEILFSEFDINYNNESALHRKGTILIWEKRDETVTKRVKLPNEEEKEVPVTRSRRRVQDHHCDIIGDQFWEEHLDILEADNC; this is translated from the exons ATGGTCAAAGTGATGAGTTCAGCTTTGTTTTCAAGAGGACCTCCAACTTGTTTAAGAGGAGAGCCAGGTACCACACGGAT CTTTGATGGACGTGTGGTCCTGTATCCTAGCAACCGCAACCTCAGAGACTACCTCAGCTGGAGGCAAGCAGATT GTCACATTAATAATTTGTACAACACAGTGTTTTGGACGTTAGTACAGAGGGGAGGACTCACCACCACCCAGGCAGAGGATCGCTTAAAG GGAACATTAGCTGCAGACAAAAACGAGATCCTGTTCTCCGAGTTTGATATCAACTACAACAATGAATCTGCCCTCCACCGGAAAGGAACCATTCTCATCTGGGAAAAG CGAGATGAAACTGTCACTAAACGCGTGAAGCTACCaaatgaagaggagaaggaagttCCTGTGACTCGCAGCAGGAGGAGGGTGCAGGACCACCACTGTGACATTATAGGAGATCAGTTCTGGGAGGAACACCTGGACATCCTGGAGGCCGACAACTGCTAA
- the lsm11 gene encoding U7 snRNA-associated Sm-like protein LSm11, translated as MEERERKSAKPDSKETATSSCSRTPSVPEREPEADDAAGDDDADKTDVCSDKFDPLLALYSPTVQVPFPNVKCFNNVSAYESFLRGGRGRAKPENVEKRRLKAMKGVADPERIERLKKLMVNNPTPQSEEGESSGTARRRRQQKPKKNVLTRMPLCKGSPLGELYRCVEERIRVKVHIRTFKGLRGVCSGFVVAFDKFWNMAMVDVDETYREPLLGEAFYHEKALTISRLFEKLKLQESSAGEEPEKKHEARETATKQQPADCTSERGHSRTASKLSDSVKTKHKVSVKAQGPEVCQKKDSQTYGKVHTRHINQLFIRGENVLLVNPQPL; from the exons atggaggagagggaaagaaaaagtgcAAAACCAGACAGTAAAGAAACGGCAACCTCATCCTGTTCCAGGACGCCGTCAGTACCGGAGCGTGAACCGGAGGCGGACGACGCAGCCGGGGACGATGACGCAGATAAAACAGACGTCTGCTCGGATAAGTTTGACCCTCTCTTGGCCCTGTACTCGCCCACTGTGCAGGTTCCGTTTCCAAATGTCAAATGCTTCAACAACGTGTCGGCGTACGAGAGCTTTCTGAGGGGCGGCCGGGGCAGAGCCAAGCCGGAGAATGTGGAGAAAAGGCGGCTGAAGGCGATGAAAGGGGTGGCGGACCCGGAGCGCATCGAGAGGCTGAAGAAGCTGATGGTGAACAACCCGACGCCGCAgtcagaggagggggagagcaGCGGCACGGCGCGGAGGAGGCGGCAGCAGAAGCCCAAGAAGAATGTTCTGACGAGGATGCCCT tatGTAAAGGCAGTCCATTGGGGGAGCTGTACCGATGCGTTGAGGAGAGGATAAGGGTCAAAGTTCACATCAGGACCTTCAAGGGGCTGAGGGGAGTTTGCTCTGGCTTTGTCGTGGCCTTCGATAAGTTCTGGAACATG GCGATGGTAGATGTAGACGAGACATACAGAGAGCCTCTGCTGGGAGAAGCGTTCTACCATGAGAAAGCCCTCACCATTTCACGG CTCTTTGAGAAGCTAAAGCTCCAAGAGAGCTCAGCAGGTGAGGAACCGGAAAAGAAGCACGAAGCCCGGGAAACGGCCACCAAGCAGCAGCCTGCCGATTGTACGAGCGAGAGAGGGCACAGCAGGACAGCGTCCAAGCTGTCAGACTCTGTtaaaactaaacacaaagtcTCAGTGAAGGCCCAGGGTCCAGAGGTCTGTCAGAAGAAAGACTCCCAGACGTATGGCAAGGTCCATACACGGCACATCAACCAGCTTTTCATCCGGGGCGAGAACGTCCTCCTGGTTAACCCACAGCCACTCTGA
- the clint1a gene encoding clathrin interactor 1a, with product MLNMWKVRELVDKATNVVMNYSEVESKVREATNDDPWGPSGQLMAEISRATFMYEQFPEVMNMLWNRMLRDNKKNWRRVYKSLLLLAHLIRNGSERVVTSTREHLYDLRSLESYHFIDENGKDQGVNVRQKVKEMVDFVQDDDRLREERKKAKKNKDKYIGVSSDSMGYRGYSGDRYDSSDSRGKWDDDWDRNKGQFPFSEKLGEISDKIGSTIDDTISRFRKKERDDSPDRFSDNEEDRGRSSHNGQPGKEFKDEEETVTTKSVHIVQATETTATRKRGVPSRKVDLGAAAHYTGDGSPDTATKQPQPAAPQPSSTGLADLLMVDTMPSKPAMTDLIGGFADFSSPAASTGLSSGTAAPASSSNGDFGEWNAFPGGQMPTSAQTVDNSGNDLFAAMTAGPATAPAQAPAPVSAPGSADLFDLMGPNQSLTSSQSLNFSMSSTQSMSSTVLPQSRSQPLQNMGGPLQPQSVMPLQPVQQGMASQGAGAKASLPSTWSDHAVNISLDFLGPGMQPPKPSQPTLNTLQQGNQVPANMLSQGFSAMSLGPTAGKPAGNPMMHPGAGMGMGMGMGMGMGMAPNQGMMGMGMNMGMPGAMGMGMGMNPAVVQQPKQDAFADFANFGK from the exons ATGCTGAACATGTGGAAGGTTAGGGAGTTGGTTGACAAAGC AACCAACGTTGTGATGAACTATTCAGAGGTGGAGTCTAAAGTAAGAGAGGCCACCAATGACGACCCCTGGGGACCATCAGGACAGCTGATGGCTGAAATCTCTAG AGCCACCTTCATGTACGAGCAGTTTCCAGAAGTGATGAACATGCTGTGGAACCGCATGCTGAGAGATAACAAGAAGAACTGGAGGAGAGTTTACAAG TCCCTGCTACTGCTGGCCCATCTAATCAGGAACGGATCGGAGAGGGTTGTTACCAGTACCAGAGAACATCTGTATGACCTGAGATCGTTAGAAAGCTACCACTTTATAG ATGAGAATGGGAAGGACCAAGGTGTGAACGTGCGTCAGAAGGTGAAGGAGATGGTGGATTTTGTCCAGGATGATGACAGGCTTAGGGAAGAACggaaaaaagcaaagaagaacaaagacaaatatATTGGGGTATCCTCAGACAGTATGGGATACAGAGGTTACT CGGGGGACAGGTACGACTCCAGCGATAGCCGGGGAAAGTGGGACGATGACTGGGACAGGAATAAAGGGCAATTCCCCTTCAGTGAGAAGCTGGGGGAGATCAGCGACAAAATCGGGAGCACCATTGACGATACCATAAGCAGATTtaggaagaaggagagagatgaCTCGCCAGATCGATTCAG TGACAACGAGGAGGACCGGGGTCGCTCGTCTCACAATGGCCAGCCAGGAAAAGAATtcaaagatgaagaggagactGTTACCACCAAGAGTGTTCACATAGTCCAGGCAACAGAGACCACAGCAACACGGAAGAGAGGAGTCCCGTCCAGGAAAGTAGACTTGGGGGCTGCAGCCCACTACACAGGAGACGGGAGCCCAGACACCGCCACCAAACAG CCCCAGCCAGCAGCCCCTCAGCCCTCCAGCACCGGCCTAGCTGACCTACTAATGGTAGACACAATGCCGAGTAAGCCAGCTATGACAG ACCTGATCGGCGGATTTGCTGACTTCTCCTCGCCTGCTGCCTCCACCGGCCTCTCCTCGGGAACTG CAGCACCAGCCTCCAGCAGCAATGGAGACTTCGGAGAGTGGAACGCCTTCCCTGGAGGTCAGATGCCAACATCTGCGCAGACTGTTGACAACAGTGGAAATGACCTTTTTGCAGCCATGACAGCAGGTCCTGCCACTGCCCCAGCCCAAGCCCCCGCCCCAGTCTCCGCTCCAGGCTCAGCAGACCTGTTCGACTTGATGGGGCCAAATCagtccctcacctcctcccagAGCCTCAACTTTAGCATGAGCAGCACACAGAGCATGAGCTCCACAGTCCTGCCCCAGTCTAGGTCACAG CCCCTCCAGAACATGGGGGGTCCTCTACAACCGCAGTCTGTCATGCCCCTCCAGCCTGTGCAGCAGGGAATGGCCTCTCAGGGTGCTGGAGCCAAAGCGTCCCTCCCCTCCACCTGGTCGGACCACGCAGTTAACATCAGTCTGGACTTCCTGGGCCCAGGCATGCAGCCACCCAAGCCTAGCCAGCCCACCCTCAACACCCTCCAACAAG GCAACCAAGTACCCGCCAACATGCTCTCCCAGGGATTTTCAGCCATGAGCCTTGGACCTACAGCAGGAAAACCGGCTGGAAATCCCATGATGCACCCTGGTGCTGGCATGGGAATGGGCATGGGGATGGGGATGGGAATGGGAATGGCCCCCAACCAGGGCATGATGGGGATGGGCATGAACATGGGGATGCCCGGTGCTATGGGAATGGGAATGGGAATGAACCCTGCAGTGGTCCAACAGCCCAAACAAGATGCCTTCGCTGACTTCGCTAACTTTGGAAAGTGA